The sequence CCGACTCCGCCGCCATCACCTCGACCGCGGTGCGCGACGGCGATTATTGGGTGCTGAACGGCACCAAGATTTTCGTCACCAGCGGTCTCATGGCGGCCGAAAAATCCGACGGCTTCGTGGTCGTGTGGGCGACGGTGGACAGATCCGCCGGGCGCGCCGGCATCAAGGCTTTCGTGGTGGAGAGGGGCACACCGGGCATGACCGTGACCGGTGTCGAACACAAGCTCGGCATCCGCGCCTCCGACACCGCCGCCATCGTATTCGAGGACTGCCGGGTGCCGCTCGACAACCTCCTTGGCAGCCCCGAGGTGAAACAGGGCACCGAAGGCTTCAAGGGCGTCATGGCCACCTTCGATGCCACCCGTCCGGCCGTGGCGGCCAGCGCCATCGGCATCGGCCGTGCCGCCCTGGAGTTCGTGCGTGAAGCCTTGGACAAGGGCGGCGTGAAGATTCGCTATGGTATCTCACCGAGGAAGCTCACCGCGATGGAGCGCGATTTCATGGATATGGAGGCGAATCTGCAGGCGGCCCGGCTGCTCACCTGGCGCGCGAGTTGGATGATGGATGAGGGCATGCGCAACAGCCTCGAAGCGTCGATGGCGAAGGCGAAGGCGGGGCTCGCCGTCACCCAGGTCACCCAGAAGGCGGTCGAGTTGCTCGGACCGCTAGGCTACTCGCGCAAGTACCTGCTCGAAAAGTGGATGCGCGATGCCAAGATCAACGACATCTTCGAGGGCACACAGCAGATCAACATGATGATCATTGCCCGCCGCATCCTCGGGTATTCGAGCAAAGAGCTGAGCTGAACGAAGCCAGGAGTCAGAAGCCAGAATCCGGGAGAAGCGCCGTTTGCGTACAGCTCTTGACTTTGTATGCTGACTCCTGACTTCTGACTCCTCCTATGCAGTCGGTCCGCATCGGTGTCATCGGCGCCGGGATCATCGGCGGAACGCATTCCGTCGTGCTCCAGCAGATCGCGCGGGCTCTAGGCGACAAGGTGCAGCTGGTCGCCATTGCCGACCCGCTGGCCGAGCGGCGCGCCTTTTTTGCATCGACCTACGGCTACCCGCAGACCTTCGCCGACGGGTTCGATCTGCTCGCCAAGACCGATATCAATACGGTCTTCGTCTGTACGCCGACGCGCTATCACGCCGAGCTGGTACATGCCGCGGCCGCGCGTGGGCTGCATATCTTCTGCGAGAAGCCGCTGGCCATGAGTTGCGGCGAGGCAGCCGGCATGGTCGCCGCCGTCGAAGGCGCGGGCGTGCATTCGCAGATAGGGTTGGTGCTGCGTTTCTCCGCCGTCTACACGGTGATGCGGGCCATGCTGCGGGATCCTCAGTCGGGACGGCCGCTGGCGGTGGTCTTCCGTGACGATCAAGTGTTCCCGATCCGCGGCGTGCACGACAGCGCCTGGCGCGCCGACCGAAGGCTGACGGCCGGTGGCACGTTGATCGAGCACGGGGTGCACGACCTCGATCTGCTCACCTGGTTCTTCGGGCCCGTCGAACGGTTGCGGGCCTGGGAGCGCAACTTCGCCGGCCATCCGGGCGTGGAAGACTACATGGCCGTGGAGCTGCTGTTCGCCGGCGGCCTGCGTGCACAGCTCGTCAACCTCTGGCACAACATGATACAGCGCCCGTCGAATCGGCGGCTGGAGATCTTCTGTGAGGGTGCCTTCATTGCCAGCGACCACGACATGATCGGTGAGATCATCCGGCAGTGCGGCGATGGTGCCGAAGAAGTGGTGGCTGCAGATGACGTGATGGGGCGCTTCGTAGCCATGCAGCAGAATGTTCCCGAGGTGCTGCGCGAATGGTATGGCGCATCGTATCTGGTACAGGACCTGGCATTCGTGCGCGCGCTCTTGGACGATCGCGTGCCGTCGCCCGACATGCGTGTCGGCCTGGCGGCGCAGCGCCTGGCGGCGGCCGT is a genomic window of Candidatus Binatia bacterium containing:
- a CDS encoding acyl-CoA dehydrogenase family protein; the protein is DSAAITSTAVRDGDYWVLNGTKIFVTSGLMAAEKSDGFVVVWATVDRSAGRAGIKAFVVERGTPGMTVTGVEHKLGIRASDTAAIVFEDCRVPLDNLLGSPEVKQGTEGFKGVMATFDATRPAVAASAIGIGRAALEFVREALDKGGVKIRYGISPRKLTAMERDFMDMEANLQAARLLTWRASWMMDEGMRNSLEASMAKAKAGLAVTQVTQKAVELLGPLGYSRKYLLEKWMRDAKINDIFEGTQQINMMIIARRILGYSSKELS
- a CDS encoding Gfo/Idh/MocA family oxidoreductase; this translates as MQSVRIGVIGAGIIGGTHSVVLQQIARALGDKVQLVAIADPLAERRAFFASTYGYPQTFADGFDLLAKTDINTVFVCTPTRYHAELVHAAAARGLHIFCEKPLAMSCGEAAGMVAAVEGAGVHSQIGLVLRFSAVYTVMRAMLRDPQSGRPLAVVFRDDQVFPIRGVHDSAWRADRRLTAGGTLIEHGVHDLDLLTWFFGPVERLRAWERNFAGHPGVEDYMAVELLFAGGLRAQLVNLWHNMIQRPSNRRLEIFCEGAFIASDHDMIGEIIRQCGDGAEEVVAADDVMGRFVAMQQNVPEVLREWYGASYLVQDLAFVRALLDDRVPSPDMRVGLAAQRLAAAVYHAAQTGEEVDMPHFQAEGGSTVCLD